In Synchiropus splendidus isolate RoL2022-P1 chromosome 7, RoL_Sspl_1.0, whole genome shotgun sequence, the genomic window AAAGCGTTTCCTGTGCCGATGGTCTGGTCGCAGAGACTTTTGCGTCCTTTCCTTTCCAGGTCTATTTTAGTGTTGTTTTTGAACGCCACCGAAGAACAATCCTCACACGCTATTTTGGGGTTCGAGGGCTTGTGGTGGGCGGTTACATAAGTCTTCAATGACAGCGCATATCAAAATAAATTCCCAATCATGTTTATCCACGATGTTCCGTTTGCACATGACTCGGCGAAAACAGTGTGTCAGCAGTCTGTGGAAGAGGTGAGAGCTTGTGGTCAACACTTTCTACAGCTGCTGAACTGAAGTCGGATTCCCAGTCTGACCTTCAGTCTTAGCACTGATCAGATGTGTGGTGTGACACTTCTCTTCTTGGAGTCCTTTCTTCTCCCCAGTGTAAGAGCAGTGAAGGTCTGAGTGAGAGTTAGAAGCGATCAGAACTCTGTTGTGCCCTTGGCCTGGTACTGCCCCCCCCCACTCCCACTGAGGCATGCGAGCTGAGCTGCGAGCGGCCCGCGGCATGTGACCGCCTCACTGTAACGTGAGAGCGGCCAGAGTTGCAGCTGAGGTGCCATTTGACTCCGACTGGTGAACTGAGCTTCATGTAAAGTCACGATGTGAAACACTTGAATCTTTAGACGGGAGATGATCGATGGGTTTGAGGAAGCTTGTCAATTTCaaggacagcagcagcatttcATGCGCGACTGTTGTTGGATTTGTGCCCAGGCGTTATTACTGTAGTGGCTTGTGAAGGACTACAGTTCTGCTGTGGTGTATTGTCATCATCATGAGAAGTGAATGACTCAGAACTTGCTTTTATTCATTAGTGGTAACATTGTAAAATGGAACTTAAAGTATCGTTTACTTAAAAAGGTACGCCTCTTTCGCATTACTCAAGCGCTACCACAGCGAAGAGAAAAACTTATGACCAGGGTTGCACCAATTGATCGGTCGGCTGATCAACCTCTGCCAAATTCGTGACTTATGCAGGATGGTAGATATTTTTACTTCTGACCAAGTCACTCAGCACATTCGTCTGGATGTCAGCAAGAGTCATCTGCTTCATGTAAGGCTAAAATAAGTGGTCAAATCCTTCAAATCTCATTCACTTTTTAAGGAACCACCACCTGACTATTCAGCATTTGAAACTGGGAATTACACATAGTGCACTTTTAGGAACTTTAGTCCTGTAATCTTTAGATTGCTATTTTTTAACACCAAATATTGCTGCATTTGGTCctgcaaaaaaagcatttcctgCTTATGCTTTTTTATTTGCCTAAATCTCAGGACTAGTGATGGGCGGATTagggcatcatgaaacagtcttgcagggttgatgaaacagtgcccaaaTTTTCAGCGGCCACTAGGTGACGCTCTTGATATAGAATagatctgaggtttcattgaattaatcgttcaactccaaacatttcacagcagacagtgccatctggtggccgctggaaatcaggacagtgtttgtttcatgaagcctcatcaacccatcactactcaggACTTGGCCCATTCTTTAGCTCAAGATCACAACGGTCAGATCCCTATAGCAGGGAGTTTCTTGTAAACAATAGGAACGTTGGAAAACCTAATGACAAACTTGGATGGGAAATGCTTCTTGAATACAATCAAATTACTCCCTTACACACGAGCAACGGATGCAACAGGGATGATCCTGCATGCTTCAATCTACTCAGCAGCTCCACATCCAGGcggcctgctgaccagctgctgcacacacacaccatatcTCCTTCTACAGTAGGCCAGCATCTGCCGGCCGcagagacacgcacacacacgcacacacacgcacacaggccATGTCTGGGTCACAATCCTCGCATGTCTGAAGCACAGCAAGCTCGTATGCGAAGCAGATTTACCACCAACACTTCATCCAGCGACGCACACACTGTAATTATCTGAATTAAAAAGCGAGGTGTTTGCCGCGGTGGGTGTGTTTCCAGTCTgattgctgctgctgcggcacaAGTCAACTGCAGGCCGACTCTAAATTGTGAGGATTAAAAAAGGGTGTTTTCCTGTAGAGGGTGGGAGCTGCTGCGGTTTGGCTTCTGTTGAAAGCTTTATAAATCTGGATTTTGAAATTTTCTCACAAGGACTCTTGACCATGCTGGCGGCTGATCGTGATGTTTCTTTTCCGCAGTTGCCCTACCTGATGCTGAACACTACAGGAGACACCAGGTCTCGCATGTACCCCGTGTTTTTTGGAGAAAGCATTGAGGTGAACCCAAAACCAGAGCAAGAAATCAAGTAAGTTACGAACATTACTTCTCAGTCTTCTGAGGAAAACAGCTAACCCTACTCTTTTTACAGGTGCAACTCAGAGGTCAAGTACGACTCGGACAGACACTACCAAGACCGGGTTTGGTGTGCCCCCGTTCCCACGGCAACCTCCTACAGCGAGTCAGTGGTGGCAGTGCAGAACTGCACCTGGAGGAGCTACAAGTCCCAGGTGTACCTGGAGCCGCGGCAAAGGCCCATCAGTTACCGAAGCACCACCATCATCTATCCCAAGCATGCCAAAAACACTTACCGCACCACGCTCAACTACAACGCCTCGGGCTCCCGCCGCTGGTTCGTCTCCACGGTCCAGCTGGAGTCCAGTGAGGACACGAGCCCCTGCATCATTTACACAGAGGACCTGTAGGCACACGGCCTTGGAGACTTGGAACAACCCTGAAGCAAAAAGGGAAATCAAATTATGTAATAACTGGAGTCCCAAAATTTAGTTTTTTAATCTATCCATGGATACTCTTCGGGGAATTTTCCTGCATACGCTGCACGTCATTGGTCAAAGCCTAATGGAAAACACGAGAGGCCGACAGGTGGATCTCCAGTTGGATTCTAACCTCTGTGACTGTGATCGGATGTGCAGGGGTGAATAGTGTGTGCACCTGTAGCAATGTCAAACTTCAGcttttcttttggtttttgCGTTATTGTTACAAAATGTCTTTTTGCGATGTTGGACCAAATTGTTTCTGATCaatttgtcatatttatttgcagaaaaacaacaatccAGCTGCAAAGTATAATAAATCAGGTTTCGACAGAAAATTAACTGGAagaataaatgtttgtaaaaattagtttatttatttaggacTTAGCTCGCTCACGCTCAGTTACCAAGATGACCATGATCTGCCGTTGGTCTCCGAGTGAGTGTCTCTAGCTTGTGaggattttatttgaaatgcttCTTTTATTTAATCCACAAATGTACATTTGTTGTCTCAGTCCAACAGACGGGGAACTCAACTAGTCAGAGCAGAGTTTGGGGTGATATGAGTACAATACGAATCGTTGTGTTTTGATTCAGTGACTCTAGTATCTTCCCAAAGTTTGAAGTGATAGAGAAGAGAGAAGATTAGTGATCTAGCCAAACTGTGGAGCGTGTGTCTGCAGGGGCTCCTTCCCAAGGTATGGGACTAAACAATGATTggctgatgaagtttcatgaaccAATGTCCCCATTTTCAATTTTCGTTAGGTGGCATGATGTTTCAACTGTTCAAagggaagagagagagccatctagtggccactgaaaatgaggacactgtttcaagaaacCTTATGAATTTAGTACATCAAATATGGGCTACACAAATAAAGCTTGTTCTGATCTGGTATCACAGTTTCACACTTGAACACAGCCGGCTGTTGAGGAAACGTTGGCTCCGTTTTGCATTTGAACCCCAGCTTCAGAACTGGCTCCCCTTACCGCCCTGGAATTCAGAGAGACCTGCCGTTCTTGCTCATAAATATTAAGTCCCATATCGTGAAGGACTATATGGCAAACAGACTCATTTTAAGATCGTCCAGCTTTGATGCGAATGGAGGAAATTGGAGGAAACCTTGTTTAAGACAGATGTGCGAGGTCTCTTGTCATCCTTATTTCAGGTTTACTTGCCAAATATTTTGTTATAGTTCAATAACAGCTTTATGGTCTTCATATAGTTCCTTTTTCAGTGAACCAAATTAGTCTTTGgattaacacaaaaaaatgtaaaaacatttatGTTGATGATTTTCTAGACTTTACCTTTAGACTTCATAGTAAAAGTGTAGTCCCAATTTTCTGCTCAGGTCCTGAGTTGGTGGTGCTTCAGTACTGTGGTGTGGAGGGAACAGAGAATTGTTTTCAGGAAGAGGCTGACAAGATCACAAGCTTCGGTCTAGGAAAACAGATAGAAAGCTTGCTAGCTAACTATAGAGGATGAGGATGtaggcagcgtgcagaaaagaccagaggaagtgatgagaaagttgtggcaggtgaaatatgATGCAggtttttggtgtgtgtgtgattccaAACACTTGATTTTGATATTGTAAAATATTCTCCTGTTGTATATGTGGCATCAAGGCACTTCACAATTGTCTTTATATTTTTGTACG contains:
- the rflna gene encoding refilin-A; protein product: MVGHLHLQAMDESLKGKNREGLLDSPDSGLPPSPSPPFCSLSPGLIESRSGSCTTPVETHHGADREKLREGKLLPYLMLNTTGDTRSRMYPVFFGESIEVNPKPEQEIKCNSEVKYDSDRHYQDRVWCAPVPTATSYSESVVAVQNCTWRSYKSQVYLEPRQRPISYRSTTIIYPKHAKNTYRTTLNYNASGSRRWFVSTVQLESSEDTSPCIIYTEDL